Proteins from one Thermotoga sp. SG1 genomic window:
- a CDS encoding [Fe-Fe] hydrogenase large subunit C-terminal domain-containing protein — protein MPDLIFSKETDCRYCYKCLRNCPVKAVSFKSGKSTVVVEECIFCGTCLEVCPQSARSYRKDTEKLLNLQRPFLVSIAPSFFAYFENPLKVIGSLKKMGAMVVQETAVGAEIVSRRYTEVFEKNDGPVVTTACPVVVNLAEKHFPHVLKYLTPIDSPLMAHAKFLKKRYGDFPVVFVGPCIAKKEESSLVDIALTFEELEEIIDDMKAEEVFPDPPYPNRARFFPTTDGINYTVSIPWEKKMVVEGVENLMRVFSRIDEYRNVFIEASACYGSCLNGPVMRKKAAGKDRIPEWQKRLPKEPKVDSFEIETFRSFRNRSKSVDVSEEEVRKVLVSIGKDDPKKELNCGACGYDSCRDKAKAVVLGKAEKEMCFVYLLDLVKSSSYRVVEESPNAVFVLKEGKVIYRNKLAGDLSENDPEILTKAMKMVGNTLVLDERRYFFVKRFSLEEGEEVLMLVDVTQEKLKEDELNRLKQETLRKVEEMLNKQMRIAQEIAGILGESIAETKSSFLELKMFMEGKNADL, from the coding sequence GTGCCTGATCTCATATTTTCAAAAGAAACGGATTGCAGGTACTGTTACAAGTGTCTGAGAAACTGCCCTGTCAAGGCGGTCTCTTTCAAATCAGGTAAATCCACCGTGGTGGTGGAAGAGTGCATATTCTGTGGAACGTGCCTTGAGGTCTGTCCCCAGAGTGCAAGAAGTTACAGAAAAGACACGGAGAAACTGTTGAATCTTCAAAGACCGTTTCTTGTCTCCATCGCACCCTCGTTTTTTGCCTACTTCGAAAATCCATTGAAGGTGATCGGATCTCTCAAAAAGATGGGAGCCATGGTCGTTCAGGAAACGGCCGTTGGGGCAGAAATCGTCTCAAGAAGATACACCGAGGTCTTTGAAAAAAACGACGGTCCCGTTGTGACAACAGCGTGCCCTGTGGTCGTAAACCTTGCAGAAAAACACTTCCCGCATGTTCTGAAGTATCTGACACCGATTGATTCCCCCCTCATGGCCCACGCAAAGTTTCTGAAAAAGCGCTATGGAGACTTTCCCGTCGTCTTCGTGGGACCGTGTATAGCAAAGAAAGAAGAGAGCAGCCTTGTGGATATCGCCCTCACGTTCGAAGAACTCGAAGAAATCATTGATGATATGAAAGCAGAAGAGGTATTTCCCGATCCCCCGTATCCGAACAGGGCAAGATTTTTCCCGACAACTGATGGAATCAACTACACCGTCTCTATCCCCTGGGAAAAGAAGATGGTGGTGGAAGGGGTAGAAAACCTGATGAGAGTCTTTTCACGAATCGACGAGTACAGAAATGTTTTCATCGAAGCATCTGCCTGCTATGGAAGCTGTCTGAACGGTCCTGTGATGAGAAAAAAGGCTGCAGGGAAAGACAGAATTCCCGAGTGGCAAAAGAGACTTCCAAAAGAGCCAAAAGTAGATTCCTTCGAGATAGAGACATTCAGATCCTTCAGAAACAGATCAAAAAGTGTGGACGTTTCCGAAGAGGAAGTCAGAAAAGTTCTTGTGTCGATCGGAAAAGACGATCCAAAAAAGGAACTGAACTGTGGTGCCTGCGGGTACGATTCGTGTCGTGATAAAGCGAAAGCAGTCGTCCTTGGAAAGGCAGAGAAGGAAATGTGCTTTGTGTACCTTCTGGATCTGGTTAAGTCATCCAGTTATAGGGTTGTCGAGGAGTCTCCCAACGCTGTCTTCGTTCTTAAAGAAGGAAAGGTGATCTACAGAAACAAACTGGCCGGGGATCTCTCAGAAAATGACCCAGAAATACTCACAAAAGCGATGAAGATGGTGGGGAACACACTGGTACTTGATGAAAGAAGGTACTTCTTCGTGAAGAGGTTTTCACTCGAGGAAGGAGAAGAGGTCCTCATGCTTGTGGATGTCACCCAGGAGAAGTTGAAAGAAGACGAACTGAACAGACTGAAACAGGAGACACTCAGAAAGGTCGAGGAGATGCTCAACAAACAGATGAGAATCGCTCAGGAAATAGCCGGTATTCTCGGTGAATCGATTGCAGAGACGAAGAGCAGTTTTCTGGAACTGAAGATGTTCATGGAGGGAAAGAATGCTGACCTGTGA
- a CDS encoding (2Fe-2S) ferredoxin domain-containing protein, whose protein sequence is MTIRVCMGSSCHLKGSYRVVEKLKELQKRYNFKLYGSLCFGRCSQGICVEIDGRLFTGVSPENVEELVKKVLQSA, encoded by the coding sequence ATGACAATCCGGGTTTGTATGGGAAGTTCCTGTCATCTGAAAGGTTCCTACCGGGTAGTTGAAAAACTCAAAGAACTTCAGAAAAGGTATAACTTCAAACTCTACGGTTCTCTCTGCTTTGGAAGGTGTTCTCAGGGGATCTGCGTTGAAATAGACGGGCGTTTGTTCACAGGGGTGTCCCCTGAAAACGTGGAGGAACTGGTAAAGAAGGTGCTTCAGAGTGCCTGA
- a CDS encoding inositol-3-phosphate synthase, whose product MIKVLILGQGYVASTFVAGLERLKKGEIEPYGVPLARELPIDFKDIKIVGSYDVDRAKIGKKLSEVVRQYWKDTGSLSDDPVVSMGVHLGSVKNLPIEAEGLEDSMPLKEAVERLVDEWSKLDPDVIVNTCTTEAFKPFGNKEELLKAIENNDKERLTATQVYAYAAALYAKKRGGAAFVNVIPTYIANDPAFVELAKENNLVVFGDDGATGATPFTADVLSHLAQRNRYVKDVAQFNIGGNMDFLALTDEGKNKSKEFTKSSIVKDILGYDAPHYIKPTGYLEPLGDKKFIAIHIEYVSFNGVTDELMINGRINDSPALGGLLVDLVRLGKIALDRKEYGTVYPVNAFYMKNPGPFEEKNIPRIIAYEKMRIWAGLKPKWL is encoded by the coding sequence ATGATCAAAGTCCTGATTCTTGGTCAGGGCTACGTTGCCAGCACCTTCGTTGCAGGTCTTGAAAGACTCAAGAAGGGAGAGATCGAGCCTTACGGTGTGCCGCTTGCAAGAGAGCTTCCGATCGATTTCAAAGATATCAAAATCGTGGGAAGCTACGACGTAGACAGGGCAAAGATCGGAAAGAAACTGAGTGAGGTGGTCAGACAATACTGGAAAGACACGGGTTCTCTGTCCGATGATCCTGTCGTTTCCATGGGAGTACACCTTGGAAGTGTGAAGAACCTTCCCATTGAAGCAGAAGGACTCGAAGACAGCATGCCTCTGAAAGAAGCCGTTGAAAGACTCGTCGATGAGTGGTCAAAACTCGATCCTGACGTGATAGTGAACACCTGTACCACCGAAGCGTTCAAGCCCTTCGGAAACAAGGAAGAACTGCTCAAGGCCATAGAAAACAACGATAAAGAAAGGCTCACGGCCACACAGGTGTACGCCTACGCGGCAGCGTTGTATGCGAAAAAGCGAGGTGGAGCAGCCTTTGTGAACGTGATACCGACTTACATAGCGAACGATCCGGCTTTTGTCGAACTCGCAAAAGAGAACAACCTTGTGGTCTTTGGAGACGATGGAGCAACGGGTGCAACTCCGTTCACAGCGGACGTCTTGAGCCATCTTGCTCAGAGGAACAGATACGTTAAGGACGTTGCACAGTTCAACATAGGTGGAAACATGGACTTTCTTGCGCTCACCGATGAAGGAAAGAACAAGAGTAAAGAGTTCACAAAATCCAGTATCGTGAAGGATATCCTCGGTTACGATGCACCGCACTACATAAAGCCGACTGGATACCTGGAACCTCTCGGTGACAAGAAATTTATAGCCATCCACATCGAGTACGTTAGTTTCAACGGTGTAACCGATGAGCTCATGATAAACGGAAGGATCAACGACAGTCCGGCCCTCGGAGGACTCCTTGTTGATCTTGTAAGACTCGGAAAAATCGCTCTCGATAGGAAAGAGTACGGAACAGTATACCCTGTGAACGCCTTCTACATGAAGAACCCCGGCCCGTTTGAAGAGAAGAACATACCGAGGATCATCGCGTACGAGAAGATGAGGATCTGGGCAGGATTGAAACCAAAATGGCTGTGA
- a CDS encoding sugar phosphate nucleotidyltransferase, translated as MKEAVVLASGVGKRLRTLTREIPKVFYRFVGCELVKYPMISLMKNGVERFVMIVPEGYEDYGKKVLKDLGVEGVVIENSRVELGNAYSFFLSEPHVKSERFFLSCGDSIFPPEALKNAFDEDEFHIKLGVSKRKDLIDPQEASKVLVDENGRIVRIGKKVDEYNYFDTGVFIMTKKVYRLRDAFSWSEEISLYQVLQKAVDLGMVVKVFDFEDAPWTEIDSPEDLNEKVYELMERIKEGIPC; from the coding sequence GTGAAAGAAGCGGTTGTACTGGCATCGGGTGTGGGAAAAAGACTTAGAACTCTCACCAGAGAGATTCCCAAGGTTTTCTATAGATTTGTTGGCTGTGAACTGGTGAAATATCCGATGATCTCTCTGATGAAAAACGGTGTCGAGAGGTTCGTGATGATTGTGCCTGAGGGATACGAAGATTACGGCAAGAAGGTTCTGAAAGATCTCGGTGTGGAAGGTGTTGTGATAGAAAACAGCAGGGTTGAACTTGGGAACGCCTATTCCTTCTTTCTGAGCGAACCACATGTGAAGAGCGAGAGGTTTTTCCTCTCCTGTGGTGACTCGATTTTTCCACCGGAGGCACTGAAGAACGCTTTCGATGAGGATGAATTTCACATAAAACTGGGTGTGAGCAAAAGAAAAGATCTGATAGACCCTCAGGAAGCAAGTAAAGTACTCGTCGATGAAAACGGTCGTATCGTTAGAATAGGGAAGAAAGTCGATGAGTACAACTATTTCGATACAGGTGTTTTCATCATGACGAAAAAGGTCTATCGACTCAGGGATGCCTTTTCGTGGTCGGAGGAGATCTCCCTGTATCAAGTTCTGCAAAAAGCAGTCGATCTTGGTATGGTTGTGAAGGTGTTCGATTTCGAGGATGCACCGTGGACGGAGATAGACTCGCCGGAGGATCTGAACGAAAAGGTTTACGAACTGATGGAAAGGATAAAGGAGGGGATACCGTGTTGA
- a CDS encoding CDP-alcohol phosphatidyltransferase family protein translates to MLRKTTDGWVSSLLNRRISTRITNFILKRNWSVTPNQMSFVSFLIGMIAFPFYLVKMPWLAGIFIQISSTLDGVDGEIARARNMSSNWGAFFDTMLDRFVDIFAVFGVSIYGYFEGGLSFPLLLWSILAVSGSLMVSYLHSVGKVFGTHPALVGKLSGFASRDVRLFVIFVFSLFGMYLPALVFVSVLSYVYIIGKFVELLVLNR, encoded by the coding sequence GTGTTGAGGAAGACCACCGACGGGTGGGTCTCTTCCCTCCTGAACAGGAGAATCTCCACCAGAATAACGAACTTCATCCTGAAAAGGAACTGGAGCGTGACACCGAATCAGATGTCCTTTGTCAGTTTTTTGATCGGAATGATTGCTTTTCCGTTCTATCTGGTCAAAATGCCGTGGCTTGCGGGAATCTTCATTCAAATTTCTTCCACTCTGGACGGGGTCGATGGAGAAATCGCCCGTGCCAGAAACATGAGTTCGAACTGGGGGGCCTTCTTCGACACCATGCTCGACAGGTTCGTCGATATTTTCGCTGTTTTCGGTGTTTCAATTTACGGGTATTTTGAAGGGGGTCTTTCCTTTCCTCTTCTTCTCTGGTCGATTCTTGCTGTCAGTGGATCTTTGATGGTGAGCTATCTTCACAGTGTTGGGAAGGTGTTCGGCACGCATCCTGCGCTGGTGGGAAAACTTTCTGGTTTTGCCTCAAGAGACGTCAGACTGTTTGTGATCTTTGTCTTTTCGCTGTTTGGAATGTACCTTCCTGCCCTTGTTTTTGTCTCTGTGTTGTCTTATGTTTACATTATAGGGAAATTTGTGGAACTTCTGGTGCTGAACAGGTGA
- a CDS encoding ABC transporter ATP-binding protein produces the protein MLELVDVWYEVEGKAILREINARFEEKKVYSILGTNGAGKSTLAYLIMGLEGYRPTRGKILLDGEDITNLSVTERARRGITLMWQEPARFTGIKIRDYLTLGGKRKVSEGELERVLEIVGLSPLLYLERNVDEKLSGGERKRVELASILLMKPRYTILDEPDSGIDIMSLEMIERVLSELVSAGGSVILVTHREEIALESDYAFLICDGTILKEGDPSTIVQFYKNSCDRCDHPNEPQEEMIG, from the coding sequence GTGTTAGAACTCGTCGATGTCTGGTATGAAGTGGAAGGAAAGGCCATTTTGAGGGAGATAAATGCCCGTTTTGAAGAGAAAAAGGTTTACTCCATTCTTGGAACCAACGGCGCAGGAAAGAGCACCCTTGCGTATCTCATCATGGGACTTGAGGGATACAGACCCACAAGAGGAAAGATCCTCCTTGATGGAGAGGATATAACGAACCTTTCCGTGACGGAGAGAGCCAGAAGGGGCATTACCCTCATGTGGCAGGAACCCGCTCGTTTCACGGGAATAAAGATCAGAGACTATCTGACACTTGGTGGGAAGAGAAAGGTTTCAGAGGGTGAACTTGAAAGAGTGCTTGAAATAGTGGGTTTGAGTCCTCTTCTTTATCTTGAAAGAAACGTCGATGAGAAACTGAGTGGTGGTGAAAGAAAGAGAGTGGAACTTGCCAGCATCCTCCTCATGAAACCCAGGTACACCATCCTCGATGAACCCGATTCAGGAATAGACATAATGAGCCTTGAGATGATAGAAAGGGTCCTTTCCGAACTTGTGAGTGCGGGTGGTTCTGTGATTCTTGTCACCCACAGAGAGGAGATCGCCTTGGAAAGTGATTATGCCTTCCTCATCTGCGATGGAACCATTCTGAAAGAAGGAGATCCCTCAACGATTGTTCAGTTCTACAAAAACAGCTGTGACAGGTGTGATCATCCAAATGAGCCGCAAGAGGAGATGATCGGATGA
- a CDS encoding SufD family Fe-S cluster assembly protein: MIVKDYRKEFEALAKAYEKAGGDVSKFLDRRIASIIISGDKVIGLNGVEGVELTPQRIENGVQVDMRIKEGVVVEYPVHVCTGYLEKKGLQRVIFNIKLEKGAKAIFVAHCVFPWTEDFTHDALMNVELEEGAWMEYHDEHMHSETGSINLITRSIAKVGEGAVYRNTFTLVKTRIGTLKVFMDATLEKDSIGELYTKVKAIEDDDVEVKEILRLNEAGARGLAKTNAVALDRSRVSVVNEVYGNAPHTRGHVECLEITKGDAVDVRALPVLVVKNDSSELTHEASIGRVNAKQLETLMAKGLTEEEATEMIIKGVLT; this comes from the coding sequence ATGATAGTCAAAGACTACAGAAAGGAATTTGAGGCACTGGCCAAGGCTTATGAGAAGGCGGGAGGAGACGTTTCCAAGTTCCTCGACAGGAGAATCGCATCGATAATAATAAGCGGCGATAAGGTCATAGGTCTGAACGGTGTTGAAGGAGTGGAACTCACGCCACAGAGAATAGAAAACGGTGTACAGGTCGATATGAGAATAAAAGAGGGTGTGGTGGTGGAATATCCCGTTCACGTGTGTACGGGATACCTTGAGAAAAAAGGTCTTCAGCGGGTGATCTTCAACATAAAACTGGAAAAGGGGGCAAAAGCGATCTTTGTGGCACACTGCGTCTTTCCCTGGACGGAGGATTTCACCCATGATGCGTTGATGAACGTGGAACTGGAAGAAGGAGCCTGGATGGAGTACCACGACGAGCACATGCACAGCGAAACAGGATCTATAAACCTGATCACAAGATCGATAGCAAAAGTGGGAGAGGGTGCCGTTTACCGGAACACCTTTACCCTGGTGAAGACCAGGATAGGGACTTTGAAGGTTTTCATGGACGCCACGCTGGAAAAAGACTCGATTGGAGAGCTATACACGAAGGTGAAAGCCATCGAAGACGACGATGTGGAAGTGAAAGAAATTCTAAGACTGAATGAAGCAGGTGCAAGGGGGCTTGCCAAGACGAACGCAGTTGCACTAGACAGATCGAGGGTTTCCGTTGTGAACGAGGTCTATGGAAACGCGCCTCACACCAGAGGACACGTGGAATGTCTTGAGATCACGAAAGGAGACGCGGTGGATGTGAGAGCTCTTCCCGTCCTTGTTGTGAAGAATGACTCATCGGAACTCACTCATGAAGCCTCCATAGGAAGGGTCAACGCAAAGCAACTTGAGACCCTCATGGCGAAAGGCCTCACAGAAGAAGAAGCAACGGAGATGATCATAAAAGGTGTTTTGACATGA
- the suhB gene encoding bifunctional fructose-1,6-bisphosphatase/inositol-1-monophosphatase, which yields MDRLDFSIKLLRRVGHFLMLHWGKVDSVEKKTGFKDIVTEIDKKAQEMIVEEIRRAFSDENIIAEEGISENGEKLWIIDPIDGTINFVHGLPNFSISIAYVEKGKVKMGVVHAPALNETLYAEENGGAFLNGEKIRVSGNTSLEECVGSTGSYIDFTGKFIEKMEKKTRRVRILGSAALNACYVGAGRVDFFVTWRINPWDIAAGLIVVKEAGGTVTDFSGKEANVFSKNFVFSNGLVHKEVLEVVNEVLKEINGGR from the coding sequence TTGGACAGACTGGACTTTTCGATAAAACTCCTGAGAAGGGTCGGGCATTTCCTCATGCTTCACTGGGGAAAGGTGGACAGTGTGGAGAAAAAAACCGGTTTCAAAGACATTGTGACGGAGATAGACAAAAAGGCCCAGGAGATGATAGTGGAAGAGATCAGAAGGGCTTTTTCGGACGAGAACATAATAGCGGAAGAGGGAATCTCGGAGAATGGGGAAAAACTCTGGATAATAGATCCCATAGACGGGACGATAAACTTCGTTCATGGACTTCCCAACTTTTCCATTTCCATTGCATACGTGGAGAAGGGAAAAGTGAAAATGGGGGTCGTACATGCTCCTGCACTCAACGAAACACTCTACGCTGAAGAAAATGGAGGGGCCTTCTTGAACGGTGAGAAGATCAGAGTATCTGGAAACACCAGTCTGGAAGAGTGTGTAGGATCCACGGGAAGTTACATAGACTTCACGGGAAAGTTCATAGAGAAAATGGAGAAAAAGACAAGAAGAGTGAGGATTTTGGGAAGCGCCGCATTGAACGCCTGTTATGTGGGAGCAGGAAGGGTAGATTTCTTCGTAACCTGGAGGATCAATCCGTGGGACATCGCAGCAGGCCTGATAGTTGTGAAAGAAGCAGGAGGAACGGTGACAGATTTTTCCGGAAAAGAAGCAAACGTTTTCTCGAAGAATTTTGTCTTCTCCAACGGCCTTGTTCATAAAGAAGTTCTCGAAGTGGTGAACGAGGTTCTGAAGGAGATCAATGGAGGGAGATAA
- a CDS encoding glycoside hydrolase family 32 protein, with amino-acid sequence MFKPNYHFFPITGWMNDPNGLIYWRGKYHMFYQYNPKKPRWGNICWGHAVSDDLVHWRHLPVALYPKDETHGVFSGSAIEKDGKMVLVYTYFRDPEYNEGEKEVQCIATSEDGVNFMEYENNPVISKPPEKNIHAFRDPKVSRAGDKWRMVLGSGKDQRIGMVLFYTSEDLVRWSYEGVIFEDESTKEIECPDLVSIGGKDVLIYSVTSTNSVLFALGELKEGKLITEKRGFLDHGTDFYAAQTFFGTERIIVIGWLQNWHRTDLYPTEKEGWNGVMSLPRELYLEDSDLKVKPIEELKSLRAGKILEENTPGTYGINTDKNSYEVCCKFQGNLSLSLRSEFAEELRISVEEDVLRVDTTRSGISGGVIKEVEVQRGKNDKIRLFVDSCSVEVFFNDSIALSFRVHPEGIYNVLDVESCFLKVSIYELENIWI; translated from the coding sequence ATGTTCAAGCCAAATTACCATTTCTTTCCCATAACAGGCTGGATGAACGATCCAAACGGTTTGATCTACTGGAGGGGAAAATACCACATGTTCTACCAGTACAACCCGAAAAAACCCAGATGGGGAAACATTTGCTGGGGACATGCTGTGAGTGATGATCTTGTGCATTGGAGACACCTTCCAGTTGCTCTTTATCCAAAGGATGAAACACACGGTGTCTTTTCTGGGAGTGCTATTGAAAAGGACGGAAAAATGGTGCTCGTGTATACCTATTTTCGAGATCCAGAGTATAACGAAGGCGAGAAAGAAGTTCAGTGCATAGCAACGAGTGAGGACGGAGTGAATTTTATGGAGTACGAAAATAATCCTGTAATATCGAAACCCCCAGAGAAAAATATCCACGCCTTCCGGGATCCAAAAGTGAGCAGGGCTGGAGACAAATGGAGAATGGTTCTTGGATCCGGAAAAGACCAGAGAATCGGTATGGTTCTTTTCTACACCTCTGAAGACCTTGTACGCTGGAGCTACGAAGGAGTGATTTTTGAGGATGAAAGTACAAAGGAAATAGAGTGTCCCGATCTTGTTAGCATCGGTGGAAAAGATGTGCTCATCTACTCCGTGACGAGCACAAACAGCGTTCTTTTCGCCCTTGGAGAATTGAAAGAAGGAAAGCTGATTACTGAAAAAAGAGGTTTTCTGGACCACGGAACAGACTTCTATGCTGCACAGACGTTTTTTGGAACGGAGAGGATAATAGTTATTGGATGGCTTCAAAACTGGCATAGGACAGATCTTTATCCGACCGAAAAAGAAGGATGGAACGGTGTCATGAGTCTACCAAGAGAGCTGTACTTAGAGGACAGCGATTTGAAAGTAAAACCCATCGAAGAATTGAAATCACTCAGAGCAGGAAAGATCCTGGAAGAGAACACTCCTGGAACGTACGGAATAAACACAGACAAAAACAGCTACGAAGTGTGTTGCAAATTCCAAGGAAATCTTTCGCTATCTCTTAGAAGTGAGTTTGCTGAAGAACTTAGAATATCTGTGGAAGAAGACGTTCTTAGAGTTGATACAACACGTTCTGGCATTTCGGGAGGAGTAATAAAGGAAGTGGAAGTTCAACGAGGAAAGAACGACAAAATACGTCTTTTCGTTGATTCGTGTTCTGTGGAGGTGTTCTTCAACGACTCCATT